The Candidatus Omnitrophota bacterium sequence CTATGGGCCCGATACGTATATGTCCTTATAGTAATTATACTAATATATCTTTATTAAACAAATAATAAAATGAAAAGTTAGTATAACAGATTTTTTATTTATTGTATAGGGGGTTTTAGCTGGGTTAAGATATAGAGATTTTGAAGATTAAAAGCTTATTTTTCGACTCTTTGAAGCTCTGTTTGCCTGTCTTTTGCTAAGTCAGCATTCAAAAAAGAGGCATTTTTCGGCAAAACAAGATAAAACTTATCCAAATAATCAATTTCAATAACTGCATGGCTAATTATCAAATCGAGAATATGCCCACCTTTTTTTCGATTATTCTGCAAAAAATGCATATGATATTCTGGAACACCAACACCTTTAATATAATTAGGCGAATAAAACCCAACAATTATTCCAACTTTATCCTTAAACTCAAAAACAACCTGATCCTTTGCAGCTTCAGCTAAAGGCGGATATGGCCTTTTTTGTTTCGGAACGCTTCGGGCCTTAACATAATCAAAGTTCCCTTTAATTTTAATTGCATAAAAAATATTTTTTGTTGGAAGCAATTTATCCAAAAACTGCTTAAGTTCATCAAAGGTAAGCTTTTTCTTGATGACAATCTTTTGCTCTGGCCTAAAAAAACAAACATCAGCAAAGGGACTTTTTGTACCTGAAGAAACACGATAAACTTTTCCATCAGCTTTAACCTGATAAAATTTACCATCCAAAGCAATCATTTCTCCATCAATGCCATCAAACGTACCAATGCCAAAATTTCCATGTTTTTTAATTTCACCAAAACTTATTTCACCGTCATACGCCCCATCCAAAAGCGCATCAATCGTTGAAACCTGATAAAGCGTATCTTTTGGCTTTTGTTGACAAGAATGAATAGAAAAAAGAAAAAGAAAGAAAATGATGCTAACAATAAGCCAATGTATTCTTTTTATTCTCATGAAATCCCTTCAGTCATTAAGATTTTAATAAAATTATTATGCGATATTTTACAAAGGGCCTATTTCATAATGAAAATAGGCCCTTTAATTTCCTTCAAAAAAGATCATAGACAGTAATTATAATAATCCGTCTCCATCTTTAATCGTCATATCCAAAAACGTCTTTAACCGACGAGATCGTGTTGGATGACGTAACTTTCTAAGGGCTTTTGATTCAATCTGACGAACTCTTTCCCGCGTAACTTTAAAAACGCTACCCACTTCTTCTAGTGTTCGTGTTGAGCCATCTTTGATTCCAAAACGAAGCTCTAAAATTTGCTTTTCTCGATCATCCAATGTTTCCAGAACTTCTGTGATCTCTTCTTTCAACATTGAATGTACAGTCGCGTTTGCTGGAGAGATAGCTTTTTTATCTTCAATAAAATCACCAAAATGCGTATCCCCTTCATCTCCAATTGGCGTCTGAAGAGAAATCGGAACTTGTGAGATTTTCAAAATTTCCTTAACCTTGGCAACAGGTAACCGCATTTGTTTTGCAACTTCTTTTGGCGTTGGTTCTCGTCCAGAATCTTGAACAAACAAACGCGAAACACGAATAATTTTATTAATCGTTTCTGTCATATGCACTGGAATACGTATTGTTCTAGCCTGATCAGCAATCGAACGCGTAATCGCTTGGCGAATCCACCACGTCGCATATGTCGAAAATTTATACCCTCTTTGGTACTCAAATTTTTCAACAGCACGAATAAGACCCATATTCCCCTCTTGAATTAAATCCAAA is a genomic window containing:
- the budA gene encoding acetolactate decarboxylase yields the protein MRIKRIHWLIVSIIFFLFLFSIHSCQQKPKDTLYQVSTIDALLDGAYDGEISFGEIKKHGNFGIGTFDGIDGEMIALDGKFYQVKADGKVYRVSSGTKSPFADVCFFRPEQKIVIKKKLTFDELKQFLDKLLPTKNIFYAIKIKGNFDYVKARSVPKQKRPYPPLAEAAKDQVVFEFKDKVGIIVGFYSPNYIKGVGVPEYHMHFLQNNRKKGGHILDLIISHAVIEIDYLDKFYLVLPKNASFLNADLAKDRQTELQRVEK